In Anas platyrhynchos isolate ZD024472 breed Pekin duck chromosome 24, IASCAAS_PekinDuck_T2T, whole genome shotgun sequence, the following are encoded in one genomic region:
- the PAFAH2 gene encoding platelet-activating factor acetylhydrolase 2, cytoplasmic, with product MGGEQSLALPPGKGPHGVGCVDVMVGHTRQGLFLRLFYPCEPRVGAERPRWIPRYEYSRGLAQFRGRSPRWGAPLLHVAFGSCRVPVSWKGPFKPRSGGYPLVIFSHGLGAFRTLYSSICTELASWGFVVAALEHRDGSASATYFCAAESGQEEWIQHQRLPPGQKEFYFRNMQVHQRANECVRALRLFQAVRGGRPVPNVLHPDFDLSVLKDGVDLGKVAVMGHSFGGVTAVLALVKEPSFRCAVALDAWMFPLENTLYPEVPRPVLFINAEKFQTPESIAKMKRLSSRNSQTRIITVLGSVHHSQTDFAFLTGKLVRRIFNVGGTLDPHKGLDIVSRAALAFLQRHLDLKEDFDRWEHLLDGVGDSVVPAAPPCRSNL from the exons ATGGGGGGGGAGCAGTCGCTGGCGCTGCCCCCGGGAAAGGGACCCCACGGCGTGGGCTGCGTGGACGTCATGGTGGGACACACACGGCAG gGGCTCTTCCTCCGCCTCTTCTACCCCTGTGAGCCCCGGGTGGGGGCCGAGCGGCCCCGCTGGATCCCCCGCTACGAGTACAGCCGGGGCCTGGCCCAATTCCGCGGCCGCAGCCCCCGCTGGGGCGCTCCCCTGCTCCACGTCGCCTTCG GCTCCTGTAGGGTGCCGGTGAGCTGGAAGGGGCCCTTCAAACCCCGCAGCGGCGGCTACCCGCTGGTCATCTTCTCCCACGGCCTGGGGGCTTTTCG CACCCTGTACTCGTCCATCTGCACGGAGCTGGCGTCCTGGGGCTTTGTGGTGGCGGCGCTGGAGCACAG GGACGGCTCAGCCTCGGCCACGTATTTTTGCGCGGCGGAGAGCGGGCAGGAGGAGTGGATCCAGCACCAGCGGCTGCCCCCGGGGCAGAAGGAGTTTTATTTTCGGAACATGCAG GTTCATCAGCGAGCCAACGAGTGCGTGCGGGCGCTGCGGCTCTTCCAGGCCGTGCGCGGCGGTCGGCCCGTCCCCAACGTCCTGCACCCGGACTTCGACCTCTCCGTGCTGAAG GACGGCGTTGATCTGGGCAAAGTGGCCGTCATGGGGCATTCGTTCGGGGGGGTGACGGCCGTGCTGGCCTTGGTGAAGGAGCCCAGCTTCAG GTGCGCGGTGGCTCTGGACGCCTGGATGTTCCCCCTGGAGAACACGCTGTACCCGGAGGTGCCCAGGCCCGTGCTCTTCATCAACGCCGAGAAGTTCCAGACGCCGGAAAGCATCGCCAAAATGAAGAGGCTGAGCTCCAGGAACAGCCAGACGAGGATCATAACCGTGCT GGGGTCCGTGCACCACAGCCAAACCGACTTCGCCTTCCTCACCGGGAAGCTCGTCAGGCGGATCTTCAATGTGGGGGGCACCCTCGACCCCCACAAGGGCCTGGACATCGTCAGCCGGGCGGCTCTGGCCTTCCTGCAGAGGCACCTCG ACCTGAAGGAGGATTTTGATCGCTGGGAGCACCTCCTGGACGGCGTTGGTGACTCggtggtgccagcagcacctccctgccgCTCCAACCTCTAA
- the EXTL1 gene encoding exostosin-like 1, which yields MQARKKYLLLAFLASWLFLLLLLLGDRLRRSAFMSRPRAVSPRSWPRWADRSLLGSFAAPQELQDLGTPSPPSSRLNSSSRCRMENCFDLGRCRRHGFKVFTYPRQRGQPVSDSYGKILASLERSRYHTRRPEEACVFVLPFDTLDRDRLSARYVPGLGQQLGASPLWNGGRNHLVFNLYSGTWPHYGPELGFDVGQAMLAKASFDAESFRPGFDVSIPLFPRDHPQWGGQEGRLRHGAVPPRKKYLLAFKGKRYLTGIGSGTRNALHHIHNGKDIVSLTTCKHGKDWEKHKDARCDKDNADYEKFDYQELLHNSTFCIVPRGRRLGSFRFLEALQAACIPVLLSDGWELPFSEVIDWSKAAVVGSERLLLQIPSAVRCIHPERVLALQQQTQFLWDAYFSSVDKIVHTTLEIIKDRLLPHRSRPRFLWNEPPGGLLALPDFSTHIGDFPFYYLQHGSSPSEKFTALIRVVSPLSQPVLRLIQAVSRSQYCAQILVLWSCEEPPPPLEKWPQITVPLSVIEGRREPSDRFFPYAAIRTDAVLSLDEDSSLSTSEVDFAFVVWRSFPERIVGFLASSHFWDAEQQRWGYTSRWTNELSIVLTAAAFYHRYYHSLFTGYLPAGLRELAGGLAACEDILMNVLVAAVTKLPPIKVTQRKQHKEAVPQQQVKGTAPSSSRGFSQQQDCLNQLAEWFGYMPLVSSQLRLDPVLFKDQVSILRKKYRHLERP from the exons ATGCAGGCCAGGAAGAAatacctgctgctggccttcctcGCCTCctggctcttcctcctcctcctcctcctcggggaCCGCCTGCGCCGTTCGGCCTTCATGTCCCGGCCCAGAGCCGTgtcccccaggagctggccccGCTGGGCCGATCGCTCCCTTCTGGGAAGCTTCgcagccccccaggagctgcaggacctCGGGACGCCCTCGCCGCCCTCATCCCGGTTGAACTCCTCCTCCCGGTGCCGCATGGAGAACTGCTTCGACCTCGGGCGCTGCCGGCGGCACGGCTTCAAGGTCTTCACCTACCCGCGGCAGCGGGGCCAGCCCGTGTCCGACAGCTACGGCAAGATCCTGGCCTCCCTCGAGCGCTCGCGCTACCACACGCGGCGCCCCGAGGAGGCCTGCGTCTTCGTGCTGCCCTTCGACACCCTGGACCGCGACCGCCTCTCGGCCCGCTACGTCCCCGGCCTGGGCCAGCAGCTCGGAGCCTCCCCGCTGTGGAACGGGGGCCGCAACCACCTCGTCTTCAACCTCTACTCGGGCACCTGGCCCCACTACGGCCCGGAGCTGGGTTTTGACGTCGGCCAGGCCATGTTGGCCAAAGCCAGCTTTGATGCTGAGAGTTTTAGGCCTGGGTTTGACGTCTCCATCCCGCTCTTCCCCCGGGACCACCCGCAATggggtgggcaggaggggaggctgaggcacgGCGCGGTGCCCCCCAGGAAAAAATACCTGCTGGCCTTCAAGGGGAAGCGATACCTCACCGGCATCGGGTCCGGCACCAGGAACGCCCTGCACCACATCCACAACGGGAAGGACATCGTCTCCCTCACCACCTGCAAGCACGGCAAGGACTGGGAGAAGCACAAGGACGCGCGCTGTGACAAGGACAACGCGGACTACGAGAA GTTTGActaccaggagctgctgcacaaCTCCACCTTCTGCATCGTGCCCCGCGGCCGGCGCCTGGGCTCCTTTCGCTTCCTGGAGGCGCTGCAG GCCGCCTGCATCCCCGTGCTGCTGAGCgatggctgggagctgccctTCTCCGAGGTGATCGACTGGAGCAAAGCCGCCGTGGTGGGCAGCGagaggctgctcctgcag ATCCCCTCCGCCGTGCGCTGCATCCACCCGGAGcgtgtgctggccctgcagcagcagacgCAGTTCCTGTGGGACGCCTACTTCTCCTCCGTCGACAAGATCGTGCACACCACGCTGGAG ATCATCAAGGACCGGCTGCTCCCGCACCGCTCGCGGCCCCGCTTCCTCTGGAAtgagccccccggggggctcctggCCCTGCCCGACTTCTCCACGCACATCGGGGACTTCCCCTTCTACTACCTGCAGCACG GCTCCAGCCCCTCTGAGAAGTTCACAGCCCTCATCCGCGTCGTCTCGCCGCTGTCCCAGCCCGTCCTCAGGCTCATCCAGGCCGTCTCCAGGTCCCAGTACTGCGCCCAG ATCCTGGTGCTGTGGAGCTGCGAGGAGCCACCACCGCCTCTTGAGAAGTGGCCCCAAATCACGGTGCCCCTGAGCGTCAtcgagggcaggagggag CCCAGCGACCGCTTCTTCCCCTACGCGGCCATCCGGACGGACGCGGTGCTCAGCCTGGACGAGGACAGCAGCCTCTCCACCAGCGAG GTGGATTTTGCCTTCGTGGTGTGGCGCAGCTTCCCCGAGCGCATCGTGGGCTTCCTGGCCTCCAGCCACTTCTGGGACGCCGAGCAGCAGCGCTGGGGCTACACCTCCCGCTGGACCAACGAGCTCTCCATCGTCCTCACCGCCGCCGCCTTCTACCACAG GTATTATCACAGCCTCTTCACCGGGTACCTGCCCGCGGGGCTGCGTGAGCTGGCGGGGGGCCTGGCGGCCTGCGAGGACATCCTGATGAACGTCCTGGTGGCCGCCGTCACCAAGCTGCCGCCCATCAAGGTCACCCAGAGGAAGCAGCACAAGGAGGccgtgccccagcagcag GTGAAGGGCACGGCGCCGAGCAGCAGCCGGGGTTTCTCGCAGCAGCAGGACTGCCTCAACCAGCTGGCGGAGTGGTTCGGGTACATGCCCCTCGTGTCCTCCCAGCTGCGCCTCGACCCCGTGCTCTTCAAGGACCAGGTCTCCATCCTGCGCAAGAAATATCGCCACTTGGAGAGGCCCTGA
- the SLC30A2 gene encoding proton-coupled zinc antiporter SLC30A2 isoform X2 has protein sequence MAAGEEKRHLLTEGAAGSYLGTVQEDGHSSLRGQAPALELGTRRRRHCHALGAADHPGQQQRARRKLYVAAGICLVFMLGEAVGGYLAHSLAILTDAAHLLTDFASVMISLFALWVSSRPATKTMNFGWHRAEILGALLSVLSIWVVTGVLVYLAAQRLLSADYEIEGGVMLITSACAVAVNIVMGVALHQTGHGHGHGEPGEQPNASVRAAFVHVVGDLLQSVGVLVASYIIFFKMPVPTRRRCWRRPARGCSALSASTPPPSRSRATPRTCGTAASASPPATEPPEPWHPRPAPTNF, from the exons ATGGCAGCCGGCGAGGAGAAGCGGCACCTGCTGACCGAGGGCGCAGCGGG GTCTTACCTGGGGACGGTGCAGGAGGATGGGCACAGCTCGCTGCGGGGCCAGGCGCCTGCCCTGGAGCTGGGCACACGGCGCCGCCGCCACTGCCACGCGTTGGGGGCTGCCGACCaccccgggcagcagcagcgggcgCGCAGGAAGCTCTACGTGGCCGCCGGCATCTGCCTCGTCTTCATGCTGGGGGAAGCTGTGG GCGGGTACCTGGCGCACAGCCTGGCCATCCTGACGGATGCCGCCCACCTCCTGACCGACTTCGCCAGCGTCATGATCAGCCTCTTCGCCCTCTGGGTGTCCTCCCGCCCCGCCACCAAAACCATGAATTTCGGCTGGCACCGAGCAG AGATCCTGGGGGCCCTGCTGTCCGTGCTCTCCATCTGGGTGGTGACGGGGGTCCTGGTGTACCTGGCGGCCCAGCGCCTGCTCTCGGCCGACTACGAGATCGAGGGCGGCGTCATGCTCATCACCTCTGCCTGCGCCGTGGCCGTCAACATCGT GATGGGGGTGGCTCTGCACCAGACGGGGCACGGGCACGGGCACGGAGAGCCGGGCGAGCAGCCCAACGCCAGCGTCCGCGCCGCCTTCGTCCACGTGGTGGGGGACCTGCTGCAGAGCGTCGGCGTCCTCGTGGCGTCCTACATCATCTTCTTTAAG ATGCCGGTGCCAACGCgcaggaggtgctggaggaggcCAGCTCGCGGCTGCAGCGCGCTTTCCGCTTCCACACCACCACCATCCAGATCGAGAGCTACTCCGAGGACATGCGGGACTGCCGCGAGTGCCAGCCCCCCCGCGACTGAGCCCCCTGAGCCCTGGCACCCCCGTCCTGCTCCCACGAACTTTTAG
- the SLC30A2 gene encoding proton-coupled zinc antiporter SLC30A2 isoform X1 codes for MAAGEEKRHLLTEGAAGSYLGTVQEDGHSSLRGQAPALELGTRRRRHCHALGAADHPGQQQRARRKLYVAAGICLVFMLGEAVGGYLAHSLAILTDAAHLLTDFASVMISLFALWVSSRPATKTMNFGWHRAEILGALLSVLSIWVVTGVLVYLAAQRLLSADYEIEGGVMLITSACAVAVNIVMGVALHQTGHGHGHGEPGEQPNASVRAAFVHVVGDLLQSVGVLVASYIIFFKPEYKFVDPICTFLFSALVLGTTLTILRDVLLVLMEGTPRGMDFNAVQETLLAVGGVEAVHSLHIWALTAAQPLLSVHIAINAGANAQEVLEEASSRLQRAFRFHTTTIQIESYSEDMRDCRECQPPRD; via the exons ATGGCAGCCGGCGAGGAGAAGCGGCACCTGCTGACCGAGGGCGCAGCGGG GTCTTACCTGGGGACGGTGCAGGAGGATGGGCACAGCTCGCTGCGGGGCCAGGCGCCTGCCCTGGAGCTGGGCACACGGCGCCGCCGCCACTGCCACGCGTTGGGGGCTGCCGACCaccccgggcagcagcagcgggcgCGCAGGAAGCTCTACGTGGCCGCCGGCATCTGCCTCGTCTTCATGCTGGGGGAAGCTGTGG GCGGGTACCTGGCGCACAGCCTGGCCATCCTGACGGATGCCGCCCACCTCCTGACCGACTTCGCCAGCGTCATGATCAGCCTCTTCGCCCTCTGGGTGTCCTCCCGCCCCGCCACCAAAACCATGAATTTCGGCTGGCACCGAGCAG AGATCCTGGGGGCCCTGCTGTCCGTGCTCTCCATCTGGGTGGTGACGGGGGTCCTGGTGTACCTGGCGGCCCAGCGCCTGCTCTCGGCCGACTACGAGATCGAGGGCGGCGTCATGCTCATCACCTCTGCCTGCGCCGTGGCCGTCAACATCGT GATGGGGGTGGCTCTGCACCAGACGGGGCACGGGCACGGGCACGGAGAGCCGGGCGAGCAGCCCAACGCCAGCGTCCGCGCCGCCTTCGTCCACGTGGTGGGGGACCTGCTGCAGAGCGTCGGCGTCCTCGTGGCGTCCTACATCATCTTCTTTAAG CCCGAGTACAAGTTCGTGGATCCCATCTGCACCTTCCTCTTCTCCGCCCTGGTGCTGGGGACAACGCTGACCATCCTCCGCGACGTCCTTCTCGTCCTCATGGAGG gcacccccAGGGGCATGGACTTCAACGCCGTGCAGGAGACGCTGCTGGCAGTGGGCGGCGTGGAGGCCGTGCACAGCCTCCACATCTGGGCGCTGACGGCAGCGCAGCCGCTGCTCTCGGTGCACATCGCCATca ATGCCGGTGCCAACGCgcaggaggtgctggaggaggcCAGCTCGCGGCTGCAGCGCGCTTTCCGCTTCCACACCACCACCATCCAGATCGAGAGCTACTCCGAGGACATGCGGGACTGCCGCGAGTGCCAGCCCCCCCGCGACTGA
- the TRIM63 gene encoding E3 ubiquitin-protein ligase TRIM63 isoform X1: MDFQPSILRDGSPMESLEKQLLCPICLEMFSKPVVILPCQHNLCRKCANDVFQAANPCWQSRGSIIPGGRFRCPSCRHEVLLDRHGVYGLQRNLLVENIIDIYKQECSSRPLKKGEHPMCKEHEDERINIYCVTCEVPTCSMCKVFGAHKDCEVAPLQSVFQGQKSELNNCISMLVAGNDRIQTIISQLEDSCRSTEENSEAAKRELCARFDAFVALLEEKKTELLGRIGREQEDKTGFVQGLIHKYKEQLEKSSRLVETAIQAMEETGEATFLMNAKQLIKTIVEASKGGRLEKIEQGYESMDAFSVSLDHLADAVRALDFEADEEDEEFYEEVEEETEGDSAPGRMVTAPSHHPLPPAAPQ; the protein is encoded by the exons ATGGATTTCCAGCCCAGCATCCTGCGGGATGGCAGCCCCATGGAGAGCCTGgaaaagcagctgctctgccccaTCTGCCTGGAGATGTTCAGCAAGCCCGTGGTgatcctgccctgccagcacaaCCTCTGCCGCAAGTGCGCCAACGACGTCTTCCAG GCTGCCAACCCCTGCTGGCAGAGCCGGGGCAGCATCATCCCGGGGGGCCGGTTCCGATGCCCCTCGTGCCGCCACGAGGTGCTGCTGGACCGCCACGGCGTCTACGGGCTGCAGAGGAACctgctggtggagaacatcatcgACATCTACAAGCAGGAATGCTCCAG CAGGCCCCTGAAGAAGGGGGAGCACCCCATGTGCAAGGAGCACGAGGACGAGCGGATCAACATCTACTGCGTCACCTGCGAGGTCCCCACCTGCTCCATGTGCAAGGTCTTCGGGGCCCACAAGGACTGCGAAGTCGCCCCTCTGCAGAGCGTCTTCCAGGGCCAGAAG AGCGAGCTCAACAACTGCATCTCCATGCTGGTGGCGGGGAACGACCGGATCCAGACCATCATCTCCCAGCTGGAGGACTCCTGCCGCAGCACCGAG GAGAACAGTGAGGCGGCCAAGCGGGAGCTGTGCGCCCGTTTTGACGCCTTCGTGGcgctgctggaggagaagaagaCCGAGCTGCTGGGGCGCATCGGCCGCGAGCAGGAGGACAAGACGGGCTTCGTGCAGGGCCTCATCCACAAgtacaaggagcagctggagaaaTCCAGCCGGCTGGTGGAGACGGCCATCCAGGCCATGGAGGAGACCGGGGAGGCCACCTTCCTCATG AACGCCAAGCAGCTCATTAAAAC GATCGTGGAGGCCTCGAAGGGCGGCAGGCTGGAGAAAATCGAGCAAGGCTACGAGAGCATGGATGCCTTCTCGGTGAGCCTGGACCACCTTGCCGACGCCGTCCGCGCCTTGGACTTCGAAGCAG atgaggaggatgaggagttctatgaggaggtggaggaagagacAGAAGGGGACTCAGCGCCCGGGAGGATGGTGACAG caccctcccaccaccctctccctcccgcagccccccagtAG
- the TRIM63 gene encoding E3 ubiquitin-protein ligase TRIM63 isoform X2, with the protein MDFQPSILRDGSPMESLEKQLLCPICLEMFSKPVVILPCQHNLCRKCANDVFQAANPCWQSRGSIIPGGRFRCPSCRHEVLLDRHGVYGLQRNLLVENIIDIYKQECSRPLKKGEHPMCKEHEDERINIYCVTCEVPTCSMCKVFGAHKDCEVAPLQSVFQGQKSELNNCISMLVAGNDRIQTIISQLEDSCRSTEENSEAAKRELCARFDAFVALLEEKKTELLGRIGREQEDKTGFVQGLIHKYKEQLEKSSRLVETAIQAMEETGEATFLMNAKQLIKTIVEASKGGRLEKIEQGYESMDAFSVSLDHLADAVRALDFEADEEDEEFYEEVEEETEGDSAPGRMVTAPSHHPLPPAAPQ; encoded by the exons ATGGATTTCCAGCCCAGCATCCTGCGGGATGGCAGCCCCATGGAGAGCCTGgaaaagcagctgctctgccccaTCTGCCTGGAGATGTTCAGCAAGCCCGTGGTgatcctgccctgccagcacaaCCTCTGCCGCAAGTGCGCCAACGACGTCTTCCAG GCTGCCAACCCCTGCTGGCAGAGCCGGGGCAGCATCATCCCGGGGGGCCGGTTCCGATGCCCCTCGTGCCGCCACGAGGTGCTGCTGGACCGCCACGGCGTCTACGGGCTGCAGAGGAACctgctggtggagaacatcatcgACATCTACAAGCAGGAATGCTCCAG GCCCCTGAAGAAGGGGGAGCACCCCATGTGCAAGGAGCACGAGGACGAGCGGATCAACATCTACTGCGTCACCTGCGAGGTCCCCACCTGCTCCATGTGCAAGGTCTTCGGGGCCCACAAGGACTGCGAAGTCGCCCCTCTGCAGAGCGTCTTCCAGGGCCAGAAG AGCGAGCTCAACAACTGCATCTCCATGCTGGTGGCGGGGAACGACCGGATCCAGACCATCATCTCCCAGCTGGAGGACTCCTGCCGCAGCACCGAG GAGAACAGTGAGGCGGCCAAGCGGGAGCTGTGCGCCCGTTTTGACGCCTTCGTGGcgctgctggaggagaagaagaCCGAGCTGCTGGGGCGCATCGGCCGCGAGCAGGAGGACAAGACGGGCTTCGTGCAGGGCCTCATCCACAAgtacaaggagcagctggagaaaTCCAGCCGGCTGGTGGAGACGGCCATCCAGGCCATGGAGGAGACCGGGGAGGCCACCTTCCTCATG AACGCCAAGCAGCTCATTAAAAC GATCGTGGAGGCCTCGAAGGGCGGCAGGCTGGAGAAAATCGAGCAAGGCTACGAGAGCATGGATGCCTTCTCGGTGAGCCTGGACCACCTTGCCGACGCCGTCCGCGCCTTGGACTTCGAAGCAG atgaggaggatgaggagttctatgaggaggtggaggaagagacAGAAGGGGACTCAGCGCCCGGGAGGATGGTGACAG caccctcccaccaccctctccctcccgcagccccccagtAG
- the TRIM63 gene encoding E3 ubiquitin-protein ligase TRIM63 isoform X3: MDFQPSILRDGSPMESLEKQLLCPICLEMFSKPVVILPCQHNLCRKCANDVFQAANPCWQSRGSIIPGGRFRCPSCRHEVLLDRHGVYGLQRNLLVENIIDIYKQECSSRPLKKGEHPMCKEHEDERINIYCVTCEVPTCSMCKVFGAHKDCEVAPLQSVFQGQKSELNNCISMLVAGNDRIQTIISQLEDSCRSTEENSEAAKRELCARFDAFVALLEEKKTELLGRIGREQEDKTGFVQGLIHKYKEQLEKSSRLVETAIQAMEETGEATFLMNAKQLIKTIVEASKGGRLEKIEQGYESMDAFSVSLDHLADAVRALDFEADEEDEEFYEEVEEETEGDSAPGRMVTAPQ; the protein is encoded by the exons ATGGATTTCCAGCCCAGCATCCTGCGGGATGGCAGCCCCATGGAGAGCCTGgaaaagcagctgctctgccccaTCTGCCTGGAGATGTTCAGCAAGCCCGTGGTgatcctgccctgccagcacaaCCTCTGCCGCAAGTGCGCCAACGACGTCTTCCAG GCTGCCAACCCCTGCTGGCAGAGCCGGGGCAGCATCATCCCGGGGGGCCGGTTCCGATGCCCCTCGTGCCGCCACGAGGTGCTGCTGGACCGCCACGGCGTCTACGGGCTGCAGAGGAACctgctggtggagaacatcatcgACATCTACAAGCAGGAATGCTCCAG CAGGCCCCTGAAGAAGGGGGAGCACCCCATGTGCAAGGAGCACGAGGACGAGCGGATCAACATCTACTGCGTCACCTGCGAGGTCCCCACCTGCTCCATGTGCAAGGTCTTCGGGGCCCACAAGGACTGCGAAGTCGCCCCTCTGCAGAGCGTCTTCCAGGGCCAGAAG AGCGAGCTCAACAACTGCATCTCCATGCTGGTGGCGGGGAACGACCGGATCCAGACCATCATCTCCCAGCTGGAGGACTCCTGCCGCAGCACCGAG GAGAACAGTGAGGCGGCCAAGCGGGAGCTGTGCGCCCGTTTTGACGCCTTCGTGGcgctgctggaggagaagaagaCCGAGCTGCTGGGGCGCATCGGCCGCGAGCAGGAGGACAAGACGGGCTTCGTGCAGGGCCTCATCCACAAgtacaaggagcagctggagaaaTCCAGCCGGCTGGTGGAGACGGCCATCCAGGCCATGGAGGAGACCGGGGAGGCCACCTTCCTCATG AACGCCAAGCAGCTCATTAAAAC GATCGTGGAGGCCTCGAAGGGCGGCAGGCTGGAGAAAATCGAGCAAGGCTACGAGAGCATGGATGCCTTCTCGGTGAGCCTGGACCACCTTGCCGACGCCGTCCGCGCCTTGGACTTCGAAGCAG atgaggaggatgaggagttctatgaggaggtggaggaagagacAGAAGGGGACTCAGCGCCCGGGAGGATGGTGACAG ccccccagtAG
- the LOC119713597 gene encoding serine/threonine-protein kinase PDIK1L isoform X2 — protein sequence MVSSQPKYDLIREVGRGSYGVVYEAVVRKTSARVAVKKIRCHAPENVELALREFWALSSIKSQHPNVIHLEECILQKDGMVQKMSHGSSSSLYLQLVETSLKGEIVFDPRSAYYLWFVMDFCDGGDMNEYLLSRKPNRKTNTSFMLQLSSALAFLHKNQIIHRDLKPDNILISQSRMDASDLEPTLKVADFGLSKVCSASGQNPEEPVNVNKCFLSTACGTDFYMAPEVWEGHYTAKADIFALGIIIWAMLERITFIDTETKKELLGSYVKQGTAIVPVGEALLENPKMELLIPVKKKSMNARMKQLIKEMLAANPQDRPDAFELELRLVNIAFKDSSWET from the exons ATGGTGAGTAGCCAGCCTAAGTACGATCTAATACGGGAGGTTGGTCGTGGCAGTTATGGTGTGGTGTACGAAGCAGTCGTCAGGAAGACCTCTGCCCGGGTCGCTGTGAAAAAGATTCGGTGCCATGCTCCAGAGAACGTGGAACTAGCTCTGCGTGAGTTCTGGGCACTTAGCAGTATCAAGAGCCAGCATCCCAACGTCATTCATCTGGAGGAGTGCATCTTGCAGAAAGATGGCATGGTGCAGAAGATGTCCCATGGCTCCAGTTCCTCCCTTTACTTACAG CTTGTAGAGACCTCGTTAAAAGGGGAGATAGTCTTTGACCCCAGGAGCGCTTATTACCTATGGTTTGTGATGGATTTCTGTGATGGAGGGGATATGAACGAGTACCTGTTGTCCCGAAAGCCGAACCGCAAGACCAACACCAGTTTCATGCTTCAGCTCAGCAGCGCCCTGGCTTTCCTGCACAAAAACCAAATCATTCATCGGGATCTCAAACCTGACAATATTCTGATATCCCAGAGCAGGATGGATGCTAGTGACTTGGAGCCCACGCTGAAAGTGGCCGATTTTGGGCTGAGCAAGGTGTGTTCGGCTTCGGGCCAGAACCCCGAGGAACCAGTCAATGTAAATAAGTGTTTCCTATCAACCGCCTGTGGGACTGACTTCTATATGGCCCCCGAAGTCTGGGAAGGACACTACACTGCCAAAGCAGACATTTTTGCCTTGGGAATCATAATCTGGGCGATGCTAGAAAGAATCACGTTCATAGACACCGAAACAAAGAAAGAACTCCTGGGGAGTTATGTCAAGCAGGGGACAGCGATTGTGCCTGTTGGGGAGGCGCTTCTAGAGAACCCTAAAATGGAGCTGCTCATCcctgtaaagaaaaaatctaTGAACGCTCGAATGAAACAGCTGATTAAGGAGATGCTGGCTGCCAACCCGCAGGACCGTCCTGATGCTTTCGAGCTGGAGCTGCGATTAGTCAACATAGCTTTTaaagacagcagctgggagacgTGA